From one Triticum aestivum cultivar Chinese Spring chromosome 4B, IWGSC CS RefSeq v2.1, whole genome shotgun sequence genomic stretch:
- the LOC123091487 gene encoding uncharacterized protein, with amino-acid sequence MWADPPPPANHFPVLYTAAIKQTCYKTNPLWNYSSPLGEIFFSVEKTQGEIFSSPAPARTRQRHQLCAIPTDRAMVTAVAAVLEPPSRSPLRRRHRLANGAGATTGDFELRHWRPAKKSSSSGMKGRWVPPEIEIPSGEEGGYTSLRDIMSSPEYAAAKQAHSPADGGGDVHMIRHPLVKHAAYAYLQLTPSAREDPGRLCRRRRGRLCRLVLGCLGFVGAFFTR; translated from the coding sequence ATGTGGGCCGATCCACCTCCCCCAGCCAATCATTTTCCAGTTCTATATACTGCTGCTATAAAACAAACCTGCTATAAAACAAACCCGCTCTGGAATTATTCGTCTCCACTAGGAGAAATCTTCTTTTCTGTTGAAAAGACACAAGGAGAAATCTTCTCCTCCCCTGCTCCAGCTCGCACCAGGCAGCGCCACCAGCTGTGCGCGATCCCAACTGATCGCGCCATGGTAACGGCGGTGGCAGCCGTGCTGGAGCCTCCGTCACGGTCGCCGCTGCGGCGGCGGCACCGGCTGGCGAACGGGGCGGGTGCTACCACCGGCGACTTCGAGCTCCGGCACTGGCGCCCGGCCAAGAAGAGTAGTTCGTCCGGGATGAAGGGGCGGTGGGTGCCGCCGGAGATCGAGATCCCCAGCGGCGAGGAGGGGGGATACACCAGCCTCCGCGACATCATGTCGTCGCCCGAGTACGCCGCGGCCAAGCAGGCTCACTCCCCCGCGGACGGGGGCGGGGACGTGCACATGATACGCCACCCGCTCGTGAAGCACGCGGCGTACGCGTACCTGCAGCTCACGCCATCCGCGCGGGAGGACCCCGGCAGGTTGTGCCGGCGGAGGCGCGGCCGGCTTTGCCGCCTTGTCCTCGGCTGTCTCGGCTTTGTCGGGGCGTTCTTCACGCGGTGA
- the LOC123091486 gene encoding putative HVA22-like protein g isoform X1, with amino-acid sequence MLGEFLSRVLLLLFGYAMPAFECFKTVEARPNDAHMLRFWCQYWIIVAMVIAVESFISWMPMYGEIKLAFFVYLWYPKTKGSDIVYDTFLRPMVMQYEPNIEQRLLHLRARSGQLLTFYIQNFADKGTAFFMDVLRSVVSDEPAPSVSEVTIEVITPSTQTLTIERNKKSSGWSPFATKRRPPSPPPQESIFGGPADLDAAAVAQVIRASMAGAKPARRQYSGKY; translated from the exons ATGCTGGGCGAGTTCCTCTCCAGGGTCCTCCT GCTGCTGTTCGGGTACGCGATGCCGGCGTTCGAGTGCTTCAAGACGGTGGAGGCGCGGCCCAACGACGCGCACATGCTCCGCTTCTGGTGCCAATACTG GATCATAGTGGCCATGGTGATAGCCGTCGAGAGCTTCATCTCATG GATGCCGATGTACGGAGAAATCAAGCTGGCTTTCTTTGTGTACCTGTGGTACCCCAAGACAAAG GGCAGCGACATTGTGTACGACACCTTCCTCAGGCCCATGGTGATGCAGTACGAGCCGAACATCGAGCAGAGGCTGCTGCATCTGAGAGCCAGATCGGGGCAGCTGCTCACCTTCTATATTCAGAACTTCGCTGACAAAGGGACGGCCTTCTTCATGGATGTCCTGCGATCCGTCGTTTCTGACGAACCTGCACCGTCAGTTTCAGAGGTGACCATAGAAGTGATTACTCCGTCAACACAAACATTAACCATAGAA AGGAACAAGAAGTCGTCCGGGTGGAGCCCCTTCGCCACCAAACGCCGGCCGCCGTCACCTCCGCCACAGGAGTCCATCTTCGGCGGCCccgccgacctcgacgccgccgcagTGGCCCAGGTTATCCGCGCTTCCATGGCCGGCGCCAAGCCGGCCCGTCGACAGTACAGTGGCAAGTACTAA
- the LOC123091486 gene encoding putative HVA22-like protein g isoform X2, translating to MLGEFLSRVLLLLFGYAMPAFECFKTVEARPNDAHMLRFWCQYWIIVAMVIAVESFISWMPMYGEIKLAFFVYLWYPKTKGSDIVYDTFLRPMVMQYEPNIEQRLLHLRARSGQLLTFYIQNFADKGTAFFMDVLRSVVSDEPAPSVSERNKKSSGWSPFATKRRPPSPPPQESIFGGPADLDAAAVAQVIRASMAGAKPARRQYSGKY from the exons ATGCTGGGCGAGTTCCTCTCCAGGGTCCTCCT GCTGCTGTTCGGGTACGCGATGCCGGCGTTCGAGTGCTTCAAGACGGTGGAGGCGCGGCCCAACGACGCGCACATGCTCCGCTTCTGGTGCCAATACTG GATCATAGTGGCCATGGTGATAGCCGTCGAGAGCTTCATCTCATG GATGCCGATGTACGGAGAAATCAAGCTGGCTTTCTTTGTGTACCTGTGGTACCCCAAGACAAAG GGCAGCGACATTGTGTACGACACCTTCCTCAGGCCCATGGTGATGCAGTACGAGCCGAACATCGAGCAGAGGCTGCTGCATCTGAGAGCCAGATCGGGGCAGCTGCTCACCTTCTATATTCAGAACTTCGCTGACAAAGGGACGGCCTTCTTCATGGATGTCCTGCGATCCGTCGTTTCTGACGAACCTGCACCGTCAGTTTCAGAG AGGAACAAGAAGTCGTCCGGGTGGAGCCCCTTCGCCACCAAACGCCGGCCGCCGTCACCTCCGCCACAGGAGTCCATCTTCGGCGGCCccgccgacctcgacgccgccgcagTGGCCCAGGTTATCCGCGCTTCCATGGCCGGCGCCAAGCCGGCCCGTCGACAGTACAGTGGCAAGTACTAA
- the LOC123091488 gene encoding uncharacterized protein isoform X1, whose protein sequence is MGQGLRGRRRPLRLLFSMIRPLLLLSSTIRGDVGVASSSSGRCASSSHMLGRAIGAPRSVEAVLRHPMLFFASSRAPKAGNRLPASKFSASTSRAACILAKPDSQPCSPSSPRRFNSAAAPSSSGARARAQARPRPTSLCRSVRRPRCRDPSLPCPASLCSRAAWVDAVSAPKPLTPRQGTTISSHACAPVLQPSPPHAAGTLAPRGRIQPVPGRRKPPHCPCAPASSLSRSRPPRVFPPRPSR, encoded by the exons ATGGGGCAGGGCCTccgcggccgccggcgccctctgcGACTCCTCTTCTCCATGATTCGCCCGCTATTACTCCTCTCCTCCACGATTCGTGGTGATGTTGGGGTGGCATCTTCTTCGAGCGGGAGGTGTGCCTCGTCCTCGCACATGCTCGGCCGCGCCATCGGAGCCCCCCGCAG TGTAGAGGCAGTGCTCCGCCACCCGATGCTGTTCTTCGCGTCGTCCCGCGCTCCCAAAGCTGGGAACCGGCTCCCCGCCTCCAAGTTCTCGGCATCGACGTCCCGTGCTGCCTGCATCCTCGCCAAGCCCGACTCGCAGCCGTGTAGCCCGAGCTCGCCAAGGCGCTTCAactccgccgccgcgccatcttCTTCAGGCGCTCGAGCACGAGCACAAGCTCGCCCGCGCCCCACCTCTCTCTGCCGCTCCGTCCGCCGCCCGCGGTGCCGTGACCCGTCACTGCCGTGCCCTGCATCACTCTGTAGCCGCGCCGCCTGGGTCGATGCGGTCAGCGCTCCCAAGCCGTTGACCCCGCGCCAGGGGACGACTATTTCCTCCCATGCGTGCGCGCCCGTGCTCCAGCCCTCCCCTCCCCATGCTGCCGGCACACTCGCGCCGCGGGGCCGTATCCAGCCTGTGCCTGGACGACGGAAGCCCCCCCACTGTCCGTGCGCTCCGGCCAGCTCCCTGTCGCGCTCGAGACCTCCTCGAGTCTTCCCGCCGAGGCCTTCCCGGTGA
- the LOC123091488 gene encoding vegetative cell wall protein gp1 isoform X2 — MLGWHLLRAGGVPRPRTCSAAPSEPPAEAVLRHPMLFFASSRAPKAGNRLPASKFSASTSRAACILAKPDSQPCSPSSPRRFNSAAAPSSSGARARAQARPRPTSLCRSVRRPRCRDPSLPCPASLCSRAAWVDAVSAPKPLTPRQGTTISSHACAPVLQPSPPHAAGTLAPRGRIQPVPGRRKPPHCPCAPASSLSRSRPPRVFPPRPSR; from the exons ATGTTGGGGTGGCATCTTCTTCGAGCGGGAGGTGTGCCTCGTCCTCGCACATGCTCGGCCGCGCCATCGGAGCCCCCCGCAG AGGCAGTGCTCCGCCACCCGATGCTGTTCTTCGCGTCGTCCCGCGCTCCCAAAGCTGGGAACCGGCTCCCCGCCTCCAAGTTCTCGGCATCGACGTCCCGTGCTGCCTGCATCCTCGCCAAGCCCGACTCGCAGCCGTGTAGCCCGAGCTCGCCAAGGCGCTTCAactccgccgccgcgccatcttCTTCAGGCGCTCGAGCACGAGCACAAGCTCGCCCGCGCCCCACCTCTCTCTGCCGCTCCGTCCGCCGCCCGCGGTGCCGTGACCCGTCACTGCCGTGCCCTGCATCACTCTGTAGCCGCGCCGCCTGGGTCGATGCGGTCAGCGCTCCCAAGCCGTTGACCCCGCGCCAGGGGACGACTATTTCCTCCCATGCGTGCGCGCCCGTGCTCCAGCCCTCCCCTCCCCATGCTGCCGGCACACTCGCGCCGCGGGGCCGTATCCAGCCTGTGCCTGGACGACGGAAGCCCCCCCACTGTCCGTGCGCTCCGGCCAGCTCCCTGTCGCGCTCGAGACCTCCTCGAGTCTTCCCGCCGAGGCCTTCCCGGTGA